A stretch of the Desulfobaccales bacterium genome encodes the following:
- a CDS encoding Crp/Fnr family transcriptional regulator: MNHTAVDDTRVRQQILRRIYLFSGLPEADLDPLARMSVRKNFSRGATIFGEGKEAQGFYILITGQIKLVKSSPDGKEYIIRLVGEGETFAEAAVFGEIPYPVTAIALEESQTLFFPKAPFLNHLAATPALARNMLATLSRLMFHLTQQLEDLSLKEVSARLARYILERCENTHGTIAKGLHCELPTTKTQLAAYLGTISETLSRTLSRFKSLGLIEVDKGKITIIDPVALQKMAKGTKF; the protein is encoded by the coding sequence ATGAACCACACCGCGGTAGACGACACGCGAGTCAGGCAACAAATCTTACGGCGCATATATCTGTTCTCCGGTCTGCCTGAAGCGGATCTGGACCCCCTGGCCCGCATGTCGGTGCGGAAAAACTTCTCGCGGGGGGCTACCATCTTTGGGGAGGGCAAGGAGGCTCAAGGCTTTTATATTCTCATTACCGGCCAGATCAAGCTGGTCAAGAGTTCCCCGGACGGGAAGGAATATATTATCCGCTTGGTGGGGGAAGGGGAGACCTTCGCGGAAGCCGCAGTATTCGGAGAAATCCCCTACCCGGTGACTGCTATTGCCTTGGAAGAATCCCAAACGCTCTTCTTTCCCAAAGCACCGTTTCTCAATCATCTGGCCGCAACTCCGGCCCTGGCCCGCAATATGTTGGCCACATTGAGTCGCTTGATGTTTCACCTGACCCAACAACTGGAGGATTTGTCCCTGAAAGAAGTATCAGCCCGTCTGGCTCGATACATCTTGGAACGCTGCGAAAATACTCATGGCACGATAGCAAAGGGTCTGCACTGTGAATTGCCCACGACTAAAACGCAGCTGGCCGCTTATCTGGGCACCATCAGCGAGACCTTGTCCCGCACTTTGTCCCGATTTAAGAGTTTGGGTCTCATAGAAGTGGATAAGGGAAAGATAACCATCATTGACCCGGTCGCTTTACAAAAGATGGCCAAGGGAACTAAATTTTGA
- a CDS encoding MucR family transcriptional regulator translates to MATEVLKLTAQIVISHASMSELTPKELVDEIKEIYGVLATLEGGEAMLEAAAGVAEKGPEAEVVKKPSIPLDEIVKEKYVVCLECGKKMRTLKAHLRKAHHLAPAEYFRRYSLDPKKYPLVCKEYSEQRRKLAKEKGLGERGFRRKAKA, encoded by the coding sequence ATGGCTACAGAGGTACTTAAATTAACAGCCCAGATTGTCATTTCCCACGCCTCAATGAGCGAACTCACCCCCAAAGAATTAGTGGATGAAATTAAAGAAATCTACGGTGTGTTAGCTACGTTGGAAGGTGGCGAGGCTATGCTGGAAGCCGCTGCCGGGGTTGCTGAAAAAGGGCCGGAAGCCGAAGTAGTAAAGAAACCTTCGATTCCGTTGGACGAAATCGTGAAAGAAAAGTATGTCGTCTGCCTGGAATGCGGCAAGAAGATGCGGACCCTCAAGGCCCATCTGCGCAAAGCCCATCACCTGGCCCCGGCGGAGTATTTCCGCAGGTATAGTCTGGACCCGAAAAAATATCCCCTAGTTTGTAAAGAATACTCTGAGCAACGGCGGAAGTTAGCCAAAGAAAAGGGGTTAGGGGAGCGGGGTTTCCGGCGGAAAGCCAAAGCCTAG
- the pheT gene encoding phenylalanine--tRNA ligase subunit beta, with product MRLSLNWLADFVDLTIEAQALADRLTMAGLEVEGVESVTPEFSGVVVGKVLSVERHPQADRLQVTEVTTGSQTYRVVCGAPNVQAGLLYPFAPIGATVAGGHKIKAAKLRGVPSEGMLLAEDELGLSTDHVGLMEIPQDLALGRDFAEAMGLADTVLEVAITANRADCLSILGLAREIAALLDQPLRHPEVKVAPAAASMLNARVTILDPVHCPRYAARLLTGLTVKPSPFWLRRRLQVAGLRAINNLVDVTNYVLLEFGQPLHAFDFQRLRGGEIVVRLPKAGESRFATLDGVERELNHETLLICDAEGPVALAGVMGGLDSEVTAATTQVLIESAYFNPRTIRRTSKRLGLSTEASYRFERGVDPDGLIHALERATQLMCQVGDGAVAAERLDEYPSPIQHPRLNLRVSRANQVLGTDYSSEQMLHLLRRLHLPALAVDAENLALQVPSFRGDLEREVDLIEEIARLGGFDNIPVTLPHGVVATRRPGPEARLAEVAKDLLLGQGFFEIVTYSFQPDRLGSLVEADPDAPVLRLANPLSEEQARMRCSLLPGLLDTLRRNALQQAQDVRLFELSKVFNPRPGEDQPKEEHWLTGLLYGVREEAGWNSSRDPVNFFDLKGAVETLLDGLLIPDVTFSPEGLPGYLRYGAKVFSGKRELGVLGELKGGIGDKLDLAGEIYAFNLDFAALCQAAVPPLFTPLPRYPAVYRDIALVLPEAVPAARAAEALYSHGHPWLVEVRLFDVYVGDPVPEGKRSLAFRLSYRDPERTLTDDLVNKHHQKVVTALEQELGAELR from the coding sequence ATGCGATTAAGTCTTAACTGGCTGGCAGATTTTGTGGACCTCACCATTGAGGCCCAGGCCTTGGCAGATCGGCTGACCATGGCCGGACTCGAAGTCGAGGGCGTGGAATCAGTGACCCCGGAGTTCTCCGGCGTGGTCGTGGGCAAGGTCTTGAGTGTAGAGCGCCACCCTCAGGCCGACCGGTTGCAGGTGACGGAAGTGACCACCGGCAGCCAAACCTACCGCGTGGTTTGCGGCGCCCCCAACGTCCAGGCGGGTTTGCTTTATCCCTTCGCGCCTATCGGAGCCACGGTGGCCGGCGGTCATAAAATTAAAGCCGCCAAGCTGCGGGGGGTGCCTTCCGAAGGCATGCTCCTGGCGGAAGACGAGTTGGGTCTGTCCACGGACCATGTGGGCCTGATGGAGATTCCTCAGGATCTGGCCCTGGGCCGCGATTTTGCCGAGGCCATGGGACTGGCGGATACAGTCCTGGAAGTGGCCATCACGGCCAACCGCGCCGATTGTTTAAGCATCCTGGGCCTGGCCCGGGAGATCGCCGCGCTCTTGGACCAGCCCCTGCGCCATCCTGAAGTCAAAGTGGCTCCCGCGGCCGCATCCATGCTCAACGCCCGGGTGACCATCCTGGACCCGGTGCATTGCCCCCGGTATGCCGCCCGCCTGCTCACCGGCCTGACCGTGAAACCCTCCCCCTTCTGGCTGCGCCGCCGCTTACAGGTGGCAGGCTTAAGGGCCATCAATAACCTGGTGGATGTTACCAACTACGTCCTGCTGGAGTTCGGCCAGCCCCTGCATGCCTTTGATTTTCAGCGCCTGCGCGGCGGGGAGATCGTGGTGCGCCTGCCCAAGGCGGGTGAGAGTCGTTTCGCCACCTTAGACGGCGTCGAACGCGAGCTTAATCACGAGACCTTGCTTATCTGTGATGCCGAGGGCCCTGTGGCCCTGGCCGGGGTCATGGGCGGCCTGGATTCTGAAGTCACCGCGGCCACCACCCAGGTATTGATCGAAAGCGCCTATTTCAATCCCCGCACCATCCGCCGGACTAGTAAGCGCCTGGGGCTCAGCACCGAGGCGTCTTACCGCTTCGAGCGCGGGGTGGACCCCGACGGGCTGATCCATGCCCTGGAACGGGCCACCCAGCTCATGTGCCAGGTGGGGGACGGCGCGGTGGCGGCCGAACGCCTGGATGAATATCCCAGCCCCATACAGCATCCCCGGTTAAACCTCAGGGTGTCCCGGGCCAATCAGGTGCTGGGCACCGATTATTCTTCGGAGCAAATGCTCCACTTACTGCGGCGGCTCCATCTCCCTGCCCTGGCGGTAGACGCCGAAAACCTGGCGCTCCAGGTGCCCTCCTTCCGCGGCGACCTGGAACGGGAAGTGGACCTCATCGAGGAAATCGCCCGCCTGGGAGGCTTTGACAATATCCCGGTGACCCTCCCCCACGGGGTGGTGGCCACCCGCCGGCCCGGCCCCGAGGCGCGCCTGGCGGAGGTGGCCAAAGATCTGCTCCTGGGCCAGGGGTTTTTTGAAATAGTTACTTACTCCTTCCAGCCCGACCGTTTGGGGAGCCTGGTGGAGGCGGACCCGGACGCGCCGGTTTTGCGCCTGGCCAACCCCTTAAGCGAAGAGCAGGCCAGGATGCGTTGCTCGCTGCTGCCGGGATTACTGGACACGCTGCGCCGCAACGCCTTGCAGCAGGCCCAGGATGTGCGGCTGTTCGAGCTCTCCAAGGTCTTTAACCCCCGGCCCGGAGAGGACCAGCCCAAGGAGGAACACTGGCTCACCGGACTGTTGTACGGCGTCCGGGAAGAGGCAGGCTGGAATTCTAGCCGGGACCCGGTCAATTTCTTTGATCTGAAGGGTGCGGTGGAGACCCTGTTGGATGGGCTCTTGATCCCCGACGTCACCTTCAGCCCCGAGGGCCTGCCGGGATACCTGCGCTACGGTGCGAAAGTCTTTTCCGGTAAGCGCGAACTGGGCGTCCTGGGAGAACTAAAGGGGGGAATTGGCGACAAACTGGACCTGGCGGGCGAGATCTACGCCTTCAATCTCGATTTTGCCGCCCTATGCCAGGCCGCAGTACCCCCGCTCTTTACGCCGCTCCCCCGCTATCCCGCGGTCTACCGGGACATCGCCCTGGTGCTGCCGGAGGCCGTCCCCGCGGCCCGGGCTGCCGAGGCCCTGTACTCGCATGGCCACCCCTGGCTGGTGGAAGTCCGCCTCTTTGACGTCTATGTCGGCGACCCCGTGCCTGAAGGCAAGCGTTCTCTGGCCTTTCGTCTGTCTTATCGCGACCCGGAACGGACTCTCACCGACGATTTGGTAAACAAACATCATCAGAAAGTGGTTACGGCCTTGGAGCAAGAGCTGGGTGCGGAACTGCGTTAG
- a CDS encoding acetate--CoA ligase family protein, translated as MDILASLAPIFKPKSIAVIGASTAPGKLGHDILANLKNGGFPGPLYPINPKAEEILGLKVYKAIADTPTAPELAVVVIPAKIVAPTLEQCAAKGVKAAIVITGGFAEAGPDGERLQDELAQVVRQTGLRVIGPNCQGVNMPHEDMCASWPLITTKGRIAFASQSGTVGAAFLDMAAAEHLGVSGFVSLGNRVDVDEAEVLMYFNRDPHTQVIALYLEGVKRASYFLDALHEAEKPVVILKAGRTIQGSKAAESHTKSMAGADAIYDALFRKYRVHRADTLEELFDFSKALAYLPKPKGRKLMITTSSGGAAILAIDAAEKSGLVVPELNSILKERLREMLPAHCAVGNPVDLTGDAISAPDLYKKVMEKTRDEYDSQVVIFGDPIPGAFEQVTPGASELVIYLGGADVERAERQKFYKAGIPVYPTPERGIKALAQFSRFEPHPAPAPARPKVAVPEGLRLLPPPEAVSLLAKAGIPTAAAPLALDADQAVALAQQFGYPVAMKISSAMIAHKTDMGGVYLGLANDDEVRQAYQEIMDATQLYERWATIDGVSISPMAKPGGLEVILGTITDPQYGPTLMFGLGGVNAEIYQDVTFCLLPADDAELEDMIKRVKGYPLLTGYRGQPPRDTAALLAAMKALAIFAGKHPELDQIELNPLLLYTKGLFAVDVRIFSRL; from the coding sequence ATGGACATCCTCGCCAGCCTGGCTCCCATCTTTAAGCCCAAAAGCATCGCGGTCATCGGCGCCTCCACCGCCCCCGGCAAACTGGGCCACGACATCCTGGCCAATCTGAAAAACGGCGGCTTCCCCGGCCCTTTATACCCCATCAACCCCAAGGCCGAGGAAATCCTGGGCCTCAAGGTCTATAAGGCCATCGCCGACACGCCGACGGCCCCGGAGCTGGCCGTAGTGGTGATTCCCGCCAAAATCGTGGCGCCCACGTTGGAGCAATGCGCCGCCAAAGGCGTTAAGGCCGCCATCGTCATTACCGGCGGTTTTGCCGAAGCGGGCCCTGACGGAGAGCGCCTCCAAGACGAGCTGGCCCAGGTGGTGCGCCAAACCGGCCTCCGGGTTATCGGCCCCAACTGCCAGGGGGTCAATATGCCCCATGAAGACATGTGCGCCTCCTGGCCGCTCATCACCACCAAAGGGCGCATCGCGTTTGCGTCCCAGTCCGGCACCGTGGGCGCAGCCTTCCTGGATATGGCCGCGGCGGAACACCTGGGCGTGAGCGGCTTCGTGTCGCTGGGCAACCGGGTGGACGTGGACGAAGCCGAGGTGCTCATGTACTTCAACCGGGACCCCCACACCCAGGTCATCGCCCTCTATCTCGAAGGGGTCAAGCGGGCTTCCTACTTCCTGGACGCCTTGCACGAGGCCGAAAAACCGGTGGTCATCCTTAAAGCGGGCCGCACCATTCAGGGAAGCAAGGCCGCGGAATCCCACACGAAATCCATGGCCGGGGCCGACGCCATCTACGACGCCCTGTTCCGCAAGTACCGGGTGCACCGGGCCGACACCCTGGAGGAACTCTTCGATTTTTCCAAAGCCCTGGCCTATCTCCCCAAGCCTAAGGGCCGCAAGCTCATGATTACCACATCCTCCGGCGGCGCCGCGATCCTGGCCATCGACGCAGCCGAGAAAAGCGGTCTGGTGGTCCCGGAGCTCAACTCCATCTTAAAAGAACGGCTGCGGGAGATGCTCCCGGCCCACTGTGCGGTGGGCAACCCGGTGGATTTAACCGGCGACGCCATCAGCGCCCCCGATCTCTATAAAAAGGTTATGGAAAAAACCCGGGATGAGTACGACTCCCAGGTGGTGATCTTTGGGGACCCCATCCCCGGGGCCTTCGAACAGGTCACCCCCGGCGCCAGCGAATTGGTGATCTATCTGGGCGGCGCCGACGTGGAGCGGGCAGAACGCCAGAAGTTTTATAAAGCCGGCATCCCCGTTTATCCCACTCCGGAGCGGGGAATTAAGGCCTTGGCCCAGTTTTCCCGGTTTGAGCCTCATCCGGCCCCGGCTCCGGCCCGTCCCAAGGTGGCGGTCCCGGAAGGCTTGCGTCTGCTGCCGCCTCCGGAAGCCGTAAGCCTGCTGGCCAAAGCCGGCATCCCCACCGCGGCCGCGCCCCTGGCCCTGGATGCCGACCAGGCGGTAGCCTTGGCCCAGCAATTCGGTTACCCGGTGGCCATGAAGATCTCCTCGGCGATGATCGCCCATAAAACCGATATGGGCGGAGTCTACCTGGGGCTGGCAAACGATGACGAAGTCCGCCAGGCCTACCAGGAGATCATGGACGCCACCCAACTCTACGAGCGCTGGGCCACCATCGACGGCGTCAGTATCTCGCCCATGGCCAAACCCGGCGGCCTGGAGGTCATCTTAGGGACCATCACCGATCCTCAGTACGGCCCCACCCTGATGTTCGGCCTGGGCGGCGTCAACGCCGAAATTTATCAGGATGTGACCTTTTGCCTCCTGCCCGCGGATGACGCTGAATTGGAAGATATGATCAAG